Proteins from a genomic interval of Rubinisphaera italica:
- the hisC gene encoding histidinol-phosphate transaminase, producing MKSIEKLFRPAVQALEGYIPGEQPQDAGWTKLNTNENPFPPTPAVVAAMREAAESSLNKYPDPLVTSFRKAAAELFDVDPEWIIPGNGSDEILTILFRTFVDPHETIAFPYPSYVLYGTLAEIQGSKYKHLALNADWSLTREAIATAKQQKMVLIPNPNSPSGTVWTTEEILELVPEQGVLVHDEAYGDFRTESISRNLLDSDVGKQIIVTRTLSKSYSLAGIRFGFAVAHPEVIAGMRKVKDSYNCDAISIAAATAAIKDQQGMREHVETIRKTRQSLTASLAKLGFHVQPSQANFVWTTHPERSHAEIFEALKKRKILVRFMKFPNAGPELDQLVDGLRITIGTDEQIATLVNALQEIM from the coding sequence ATGAAATCGATCGAAAAATTATTCCGTCCCGCTGTTCAAGCACTTGAGGGATACATCCCCGGCGAGCAGCCTCAGGATGCGGGCTGGACGAAACTGAATACAAACGAGAACCCGTTTCCGCCGACACCTGCAGTCGTGGCCGCAATGCGGGAAGCGGCTGAATCGTCGTTGAATAAATATCCCGATCCCCTCGTCACCTCGTTCCGCAAAGCGGCTGCGGAATTGTTTGATGTCGATCCCGAATGGATCATCCCCGGCAACGGCAGCGACGAGATTTTAACAATTCTCTTCCGCACTTTTGTCGATCCTCATGAGACCATCGCATTTCCCTATCCCAGTTACGTGTTATATGGCACGCTGGCCGAAATTCAGGGTTCGAAGTATAAACATCTGGCTCTCAATGCCGACTGGTCACTCACAAGAGAGGCGATCGCAACCGCGAAGCAGCAGAAGATGGTACTGATTCCCAATCCGAATTCGCCGTCGGGAACTGTCTGGACAACTGAGGAAATTCTGGAACTCGTCCCTGAACAAGGGGTCCTGGTTCACGATGAAGCGTACGGCGACTTCAGAACGGAATCAATTTCTCGAAACTTACTCGATAGTGATGTCGGCAAGCAGATTATTGTGACTCGTACGCTGAGTAAGTCTTATTCATTAGCTGGCATTCGCTTTGGTTTCGCTGTTGCTCACCCGGAAGTGATTGCCGGGATGCGAAAAGTCAAAGACAGTTATAACTGTGACGCGATTTCAATTGCAGCCGCGACCGCTGCCATTAAAGATCAGCAGGGCATGCGGGAGCATGTCGAGACCATCCGTAAAACTCGCCAATCTTTAACGGCCAGCCTGGCAAAACTTGGCTTCCATGTCCAACCCAGCCAAGCCAACTTTGTCTGGACGACGCACCCCGAACGCTCCCATGCCGAGATCTTTGAAGCACTCAAGAAACGAAAAATCCTCGTCCGCTTCATGAAGTTCCCGAATGCCGGGCCAGAACTCGATCAACTCGTCGATGGTCTGAGAATTACGATAGGTACTGACGAGCAGATCGCCACACTCGTCAACGCCCTGCAGGAAATTATGTAG
- a CDS encoding exodeoxyribonuclease VII small subunit, which produces MAKKKTTPKQEMPTFEEALSDLQTIVGQLEEGELGLEESLEQYEKGTGLLRQCFSVLKNAEQRIELLTGEDAEGNLETEPFDASATLDQREQSAGRRKQNKSASTKEDEAAGRNLFGE; this is translated from the coding sequence ATGGCAAAAAAGAAAACTACACCTAAACAGGAAATGCCCACTTTTGAAGAGGCACTCTCTGACCTGCAGACGATCGTCGGGCAACTTGAAGAGGGAGAACTCGGCCTGGAAGAATCCCTCGAACAATATGAAAAGGGGACCGGACTTCTGCGTCAATGCTTCTCGGTATTGAAGAATGCTGAACAGCGAATCGAACTGTTAACCGGAGAAGATGCTGAGGGGAATCTGGAAACCGAACCTTTCGACGCGTCCGCGACTCTTGATCAACGGGAACAATCAGCCGGTCGACGCAAACAGAACAAATCGGCTTCCACAAAAGAAGACGAAGCCGCCGGTCGAAATCTGTTTGGGGAATGA
- the xseA gene encoding exodeoxyribonuclease VII large subunit encodes MTSTSPVTVSELTREIRDLLQANFDSVACVGEVSNLILARSGHLYFTLKDDKAQISAVMWKSRAERLKFDLQDGLEIVVMGPIEVYPPRGSYQLIVEQAFPQGIGPLELAFRQLQEKLAAEGLFDPDRKKTLPRFPRKIALVTSPTGAAVRDMLQVLTKRWSLAEIIVVPVPVQGATAAPKIAQGIELAGRIPDLDLIITGRGGGSLEDLWPFNEEVVARAIAASEIPIISAVGHEIDVSIADLVADRRALTPTEAAEMSVPDQADLLSFLSETRGRLRQLLINQARQARFAIESLANRRLFTKPGELFSDVRRKLDELDEQLNRRMRDRCEQSQSRLQLIASQLEALSPLRVLARGYSLTRDAETGATLRSADQVEIGQTVKTKLATGEITCEVKQRELASK; translated from the coding sequence ATGACATCGACATCACCAGTGACCGTTTCGGAATTGACGCGGGAAATCCGCGATTTGTTGCAGGCGAATTTTGACAGTGTCGCTTGCGTGGGCGAGGTCTCGAATTTGATTCTGGCTCGTTCCGGGCATCTCTATTTTACGCTCAAAGATGACAAAGCTCAGATTTCAGCAGTCATGTGGAAGAGCAGGGCGGAACGGCTCAAGTTTGATTTGCAGGATGGTCTCGAAATCGTAGTCATGGGGCCGATCGAAGTTTATCCACCCCGCGGAAGTTATCAGCTGATTGTCGAGCAAGCCTTTCCTCAGGGGATTGGCCCACTCGAACTCGCGTTTCGACAACTGCAGGAAAAACTGGCCGCCGAGGGGCTGTTCGATCCCGATCGAAAAAAAACACTTCCTCGCTTTCCACGCAAGATCGCACTGGTCACAAGCCCAACAGGGGCGGCTGTTCGCGACATGCTGCAAGTACTGACGAAACGCTGGTCACTCGCGGAAATTATTGTCGTACCTGTTCCCGTACAGGGAGCAACCGCTGCTCCCAAGATTGCCCAAGGAATTGAATTGGCGGGCAGAATCCCCGATCTCGATTTAATCATCACGGGCCGCGGCGGGGGAAGCCTCGAAGACTTGTGGCCTTTCAATGAAGAAGTAGTCGCCCGAGCGATTGCCGCTTCGGAGATTCCGATTATCAGTGCGGTTGGTCACGAAATTGATGTCAGCATCGCCGATCTGGTCGCCGACCGTCGCGCATTGACGCCGACCGAAGCAGCTGAGATGTCGGTTCCCGATCAGGCCGATCTCCTCAGCTTTCTGAGCGAAACCCGGGGACGTTTGCGGCAACTTCTGATCAATCAAGCCCGGCAGGCTCGTTTCGCGATTGAATCACTGGCCAACCGTCGGTTGTTTACCAAGCCAGGCGAGTTGTTCAGCGATGTCCGCCGCAAGCTCGATGAACTCGATGAACAATTGAATCGGCGGATGAGAGATCGATGTGAGCAGAGCCAGTCCCGTCTGCAACTGATCGCGTCTCAACTTGAGGCCTTAAGCCCACTTCGTGTACTGGCACGAGGTTACAGTTTGACACGCGATGCCGAAACTGGAGCAACTCTCCGCTCGGCGGATCAAGTTGAAATTGGCCAGACCGTTAAAACCAAACTCGCAACCGGAGAAATCACCTGCGAAGTCAAGCAGCGGGAACTTGCGAGTAAATAA
- a CDS encoding efflux RND transporter periplasmic adaptor subunit has translation MPRYFLLIALMLIGCSESEAPKSSAKSTELPVIEAETITVSEMDWPRIVRSQGSLFPDEVATLGIKVEGRVVDVHVDLGDVVSAGEPLVTVYQDDFKLMVDQAEAQLRQARSAVGLKPDDPIEKLQPVNAPPVKEQRALWDEATANLRRADELLAQNAIVRAEYDQIASAERVAAARYDSSLNSVQEKIANISVQQAMYELAKEDLANTVLKSPFNAVVQRRIVAPGTYVKVGDPLVVLVRVDKLRYRGTVPERLSQMINIGQPVELEIESISDPQKTNVTRISPLLDQMSRALMFEAVVENSEGILRAGLFAEASVIVDPDAQAVVIPVDAVVQFAGSEKVWKVVEGKVSEQIVLLGDRREGLVRILKGLEPGDVILGNAKGGQAGVMADAKPEEKVEEDKSS, from the coding sequence ATGCCCCGATACTTCCTGCTTATTGCGCTGATGCTGATTGGCTGTTCCGAATCAGAAGCTCCGAAAAGTTCTGCTAAATCGACTGAATTACCTGTAATTGAAGCAGAAACGATTACCGTATCAGAAATGGACTGGCCGCGAATCGTGCGGAGTCAGGGGAGTCTGTTTCCGGATGAAGTCGCCACGCTGGGAATAAAAGTTGAAGGTCGTGTGGTCGATGTGCATGTCGACCTGGGAGATGTTGTTTCCGCTGGCGAACCGCTGGTCACTGTATATCAGGACGATTTCAAACTGATGGTTGATCAGGCCGAGGCTCAACTGCGGCAAGCACGCTCGGCTGTCGGACTCAAGCCGGATGATCCCATCGAAAAACTTCAGCCAGTTAATGCTCCACCCGTCAAAGAACAACGGGCGTTATGGGATGAAGCCACTGCCAACTTAAGACGAGCCGATGAACTGCTTGCTCAAAATGCAATAGTCAGAGCCGAATACGATCAGATCGCCTCCGCCGAGCGAGTTGCTGCCGCTCGATATGATTCTTCGTTAAACAGTGTGCAGGAGAAGATTGCCAATATCAGTGTCCAGCAGGCGATGTACGAACTGGCCAAAGAAGATCTGGCGAATACCGTCCTTAAATCTCCGTTCAATGCGGTAGTACAGCGTCGGATAGTTGCACCCGGAACCTATGTCAAAGTGGGAGACCCGCTGGTTGTCCTCGTTCGCGTCGACAAACTTCGTTATCGCGGCACAGTCCCGGAACGATTGTCTCAAATGATTAATATCGGCCAGCCGGTCGAACTTGAAATTGAATCGATTTCTGATCCTCAAAAAACAAATGTTACCCGTATCAGCCCTTTGCTCGATCAAATGAGCCGAGCACTAATGTTTGAAGCGGTTGTGGAAAATTCCGAGGGGATATTGCGAGCCGGTCTGTTTGCTGAGGCTAGCGTGATTGTCGATCCAGATGCTCAGGCCGTCGTCATTCCCGTTGATGCGGTCGTTCAGTTTGCGGGCTCGGAAAAAGTCTGGAAAGTGGTCGAGGGTAAAGTCAGTGAACAAATAGTTCTGCTGGGAGATCGTCGGGAAGGCCTGGTGCGGATCCTGAAAGGCTTGGAACCGGGGGATGTCATCCTCGGCAATGCCAAGGGGGGACAAGCGGGCGTGATGGCCGATGCCAAACCAGAGGAGAAAGTAGAAGAAGACAAATCATCGTAA
- a CDS encoding efflux RND transporter permease subunit: MYWLAEVCVKRPVFALMLILALVVAGVVAFPQLGVDRFPNMDMPSIYVRTNYPGAAAQEVESEVSSVIEDAVATVAGIDELRSISRDGRSFVIITFNLEREIDPATQDVRDAVASVINQLPPNIDPPVVQKRDLESSPIMTLTVSGPRTARELYLFADRYVKNVIESSPGVGEVSIAGAADRAVQVDVEADRLAAYNLSILQVRDALQRQNTEVPGGRFDQGLRERAMRTMGRVDESEKFDDLVVESVNGTPIRLSDLGTVTDGTKEVRTVARLNQAPAVVLLVQRQSGENTVAVIEGLKKLLPRSQELLPPDVKVSIIQDQSRYIVAALEEIEHHLISGSILACITVLIFMRSWRSTIIASVAIPASIIASFAFMKWFGFTLNNVTMLALVLMVGVVIDDAIVVLENVFRCIEEKGMNPTQAAIVGTKEIGLAVLATTISLVIVFLPVSFLSSVTGRLLYQFGLTATVAILVSMLVSFSLTPMMCSKLLKPGMPNPDGPSSRTGFYHWMETAYLWMLRVSLKCRWLVLLVSVAVIYSNVPLYHLVKQDYIPLNVDESEFEVRMEAKQGSTLKSTKEVVLQAEDELMQIDGIETILVSAGSRGFGEVNRAGIFVRLTDSEERTFSLGRFFAGALRGDFQAAFRGNFTQREKMAEVRKRLNTIPDVRVSVRNLTSLRQGAPVDIDFSITGPDMDSLLAFSTEMRNRAKEIPGIVDVYSTLQIDNPELLVQIDRERAAALGIDVMEIADTLRVAVGGDDRVSRYRDRTVDDAYDVELRLVGIDRDDVQSISQLYVRANPTASQEAINETIDRSSTPLTRIDNVVNFEFSEAASRIDRLNRQRMVAVRANIASGYALGDRIDAMNALAEEIGIPEGFNTLVLGGGRELERTLEDFAWTMVLSFIFMYIVLAAQFENMIYPLVILLSLPLAVPFGLLSLHLGGETLNLYSALGILVLFGVVKKAAILQIDHTNALRREGLERHPAIMQANRDRLRPILMTTLSFVAGLIPLLIATGPGAEERRSIAVLAVGGQTLSLLLTLLAIPVLYTFFDDISQWFVRQPVPVEKPVSKPVETPELVS, translated from the coding sequence TTGTACTGGTTAGCAGAAGTTTGTGTGAAGCGACCTGTGTTCGCTCTGATGCTGATTCTGGCATTGGTTGTGGCTGGCGTCGTCGCGTTTCCTCAGTTGGGTGTCGATCGCTTTCCCAACATGGACATGCCTTCGATTTATGTCAGAACAAACTACCCTGGAGCCGCTGCTCAGGAAGTCGAATCGGAAGTCAGTTCAGTTATTGAAGATGCCGTTGCAACGGTGGCGGGGATCGATGAACTGCGATCCATCTCCCGCGACGGCCGTTCGTTCGTCATCATTACTTTCAATCTCGAACGCGAAATCGACCCGGCTACGCAGGATGTTCGCGATGCCGTCGCCAGTGTGATTAATCAGCTGCCTCCTAATATCGATCCACCCGTCGTCCAGAAGCGGGATCTGGAATCGTCTCCAATTATGACGCTGACCGTTTCCGGCCCACGAACTGCACGCGAGCTGTATCTGTTTGCCGATCGTTATGTCAAAAACGTGATTGAATCCTCCCCCGGTGTCGGTGAAGTTTCCATCGCCGGAGCTGCGGATCGTGCGGTGCAAGTCGATGTCGAAGCCGATCGATTGGCCGCCTATAACCTTTCGATCCTGCAAGTTCGCGATGCCCTCCAGAGACAGAACACCGAAGTTCCCGGCGGGCGATTTGATCAGGGATTACGAGAGCGAGCCATGCGCACGATGGGTCGTGTCGATGAGTCGGAAAAGTTTGACGACCTCGTTGTCGAATCCGTCAACGGCACCCCAATTCGCCTAAGCGATCTCGGCACAGTGACCGACGGAACCAAAGAAGTCCGCACCGTCGCCCGTCTCAATCAGGCCCCAGCTGTCGTGCTACTGGTGCAACGACAATCGGGCGAAAACACGGTCGCTGTGATTGAAGGCCTGAAAAAGTTGTTGCCCCGCAGTCAGGAATTGCTGCCTCCGGATGTGAAAGTTTCCATCATTCAGGATCAATCCCGCTACATCGTGGCGGCTCTGGAAGAAATCGAACATCACCTCATATCCGGCAGTATCCTCGCCTGCATTACCGTGCTCATATTCATGCGATCCTGGCGTTCGACCATCATCGCCTCAGTCGCAATTCCCGCATCGATTATCGCCTCGTTCGCATTTATGAAATGGTTTGGCTTCACACTCAACAATGTGACGATGCTCGCACTCGTCTTGATGGTCGGCGTTGTAATTGACGATGCGATTGTTGTACTGGAGAACGTCTTTCGCTGCATTGAAGAAAAGGGGATGAATCCGACACAGGCTGCGATTGTCGGCACGAAAGAAATTGGCCTGGCGGTGCTCGCGACCACGATTTCATTGGTGATTGTCTTCCTGCCCGTCTCATTCCTTTCCAGCGTGACAGGACGACTGCTTTATCAATTTGGCCTGACAGCCACTGTAGCGATTCTGGTTTCGATGCTCGTCAGCTTTTCACTCACTCCCATGATGTGCAGCAAACTGCTCAAGCCCGGTATGCCTAATCCTGATGGCCCTTCTTCCCGAACCGGTTTTTATCACTGGATGGAGACAGCATATTTATGGATGCTGCGAGTCTCTCTCAAATGCCGTTGGTTGGTTTTGCTGGTTTCGGTCGCCGTTATTTACAGCAATGTGCCGCTCTATCATCTCGTGAAGCAGGATTATATTCCGCTCAATGTGGATGAATCTGAGTTTGAAGTGCGCATGGAAGCCAAGCAGGGATCGACACTTAAATCGACGAAGGAAGTCGTCCTGCAGGCCGAAGACGAATTGATGCAGATCGACGGCATCGAAACGATTCTCGTCAGTGCCGGCTCACGTGGCTTCGGTGAGGTCAATCGAGCCGGGATTTTCGTCCGGCTTACCGATAGTGAAGAACGAACATTTTCATTAGGGCGTTTTTTCGCAGGCGCACTCCGTGGCGACTTTCAGGCCGCATTTCGAGGCAACTTCACCCAGCGCGAGAAAATGGCCGAGGTTCGTAAACGACTCAACACGATTCCTGATGTCCGAGTTTCCGTTCGCAATTTAACATCCCTCCGGCAAGGAGCTCCGGTCGATATCGACTTTTCGATAACCGGTCCCGATATGGACAGCTTGCTCGCTTTCAGTACTGAAATGCGGAATCGAGCCAAAGAGATCCCCGGCATCGTCGATGTCTATTCCACTCTGCAGATTGATAACCCCGAACTGCTCGTGCAGATCGATCGTGAACGGGCGGCTGCATTAGGAATCGATGTGATGGAAATCGCCGATACACTTCGCGTTGCAGTCGGTGGGGATGATCGCGTTTCCCGCTACCGCGACCGGACTGTCGATGATGCTTACGATGTTGAACTCCGTCTCGTCGGCATCGACCGGGACGATGTGCAGTCGATTTCTCAGCTGTACGTGCGGGCCAATCCCACCGCATCTCAGGAAGCGATCAATGAGACGATTGACAGGTCGAGCACGCCGTTAACGCGCATCGATAATGTCGTCAATTTTGAATTCAGCGAGGCCGCTTCTCGTATCGACCGTTTGAATCGTCAACGTATGGTCGCCGTGCGTGCGAATATTGCCAGTGGGTATGCTCTGGGAGATCGCATCGATGCCATGAACGCTCTGGCTGAAGAAATTGGCATTCCGGAGGGATTCAACACACTCGTCCTTGGTGGCGGACGGGAACTGGAACGAACACTCGAAGATTTCGCCTGGACGATGGTGCTCTCGTTTATCTTCATGTATATCGTTCTCGCGGCTCAGTTCGAAAACATGATCTATCCGCTCGTCATTCTGCTCTCACTCCCCCTCGCAGTACCGTTCGGATTACTGAGCCTGCATCTCGGCGGCGAAACGCTCAACCTCTATTCCGCGCTCGGAATTCTGGTGTTGTTCGGCGTGGTGAAGAAAGCCGCCATTCTGCAGATCGATCACACCAACGCCCTGCGACGCGAAGGCCTGGAACGACACCCCGCCATCATGCAGGCCAACCGCGACCGCTTGCGCCCTATTCTGATGACCACCCTCTCCTTCGTCGCCGGCCTGATCCCCCTCTTAATCGCCACCGGCCCCGGAGCCGAAGAACGCCGCTCCATCGCCGTCCTCGCCGTCGGCGGACAAACCCTGTCACTCCTGTTGACCCTGCTGGCGATACCTGTACTCTACACATTCTTTGATGACATCTCGCAGTGGTTTGTGAGACAGCCGGTGCCGGTTGAAAAGCCGGTTAGCAAGCCTGTTGAGACACCGGAGTTGGTATCGTAG
- a CDS encoding ApeA N-terminal domain 1-containing protein: MAVPKYSFSEDFSIHGTWWRPGGKYRQHGNLHKSDHKIQLDLIGAFDDLEEHPLIHNFPDVDLSVIHGLTVDQTPISLLNSFYTNQKSTLSLNLPIKVTSSNICCNAVIHGAFLNSVDSECFSSCRVSFPNFDRWLNDLPFSVEADLPEFIDLKYTHPEPRIFKIDENIGDIEFKSIVSYPPIEWDEFTITNKTFITIKPIKPRSFDWFIEVCCQIERMFTLFVGSVVQFSNYELSLADNHDEATAYFRRKSIEQSPLNPFEFTCRYPDVQDWFPVFMRTWLTLPSEVQHAHRLVFTTLESPAPFMESRFLPLVQAVEVFSRSTDTKTILEKSEFRKIRDLAIDALPKRTPMKFVESLKRSFQFANEPTLRDRFHYLIKGLDPETVKLFCVNPEEFAKGIVKTRNQLVHYSDSSKGVLEGNQLHWATFKLKTMISILMLCKYGIPEANVRELIKKNHDFSSGRRVWENVPEVS; the protein is encoded by the coding sequence ATGGCAGTCCCAAAATATTCTTTTAGTGAAGATTTCTCAATTCATGGGACATGGTGGCGCCCCGGCGGTAAATATCGTCAACATGGGAATTTGCATAAAAGTGATCACAAAATACAACTCGATCTAATTGGTGCATTTGATGATTTAGAGGAGCATCCTTTAATTCACAACTTTCCAGACGTTGATTTATCAGTGATACATGGTTTGACTGTTGATCAAACGCCGATTTCCCTTTTAAATTCATTCTATACAAATCAAAAAAGCACTTTGTCTCTTAATTTACCAATTAAAGTAACAAGTTCAAATATCTGCTGCAACGCTGTTATCCATGGAGCTTTTTTAAATTCTGTAGATTCAGAGTGCTTTTCTAGTTGTAGAGTATCATTTCCAAATTTTGACCGATGGTTAAATGATTTACCATTTTCGGTTGAAGCTGATTTACCTGAATTTATTGATTTGAAATACACACACCCTGAACCTAGAATATTTAAAATTGATGAGAATATTGGGGACATAGAATTTAAATCAATAGTCAGTTACCCACCGATAGAGTGGGATGAATTCACTATAACTAATAAGACATTCATTACAATAAAACCCATTAAACCGCGAAGCTTTGATTGGTTTATCGAAGTCTGTTGTCAAATTGAAAGAATGTTTACATTATTTGTGGGCAGTGTGGTTCAGTTTTCGAATTATGAATTATCATTGGCAGATAATCACGATGAGGCAACTGCCTACTTTAGAAGAAAAAGTATTGAACAATCACCACTAAATCCGTTTGAATTTACATGCAGGTATCCAGATGTTCAAGATTGGTTTCCCGTTTTTATGAGGACTTGGCTCACATTACCTTCAGAGGTTCAGCACGCACATCGCTTAGTGTTTACAACACTTGAAAGTCCCGCGCCTTTCATGGAGTCGCGATTCTTACCTCTTGTTCAAGCGGTAGAAGTATTTTCTCGTTCTACTGACACTAAAACAATTCTTGAGAAAAGTGAATTTCGTAAAATACGTGATTTAGCAATAGATGCACTACCAAAAAGAACTCCAATGAAATTTGTTGAATCACTAAAAAGAAGTTTCCAGTTTGCTAATGAACCTACGCTTCGTGATCGCTTTCATTATTTAATTAAAGGCTTGGATCCAGAAACGGTAAAACTCTTTTGTGTAAATCCTGAAGAATTTGCAAAAGGGATAGTGAAAACTCGCAATCAGTTAGTTCACTATTCTGATTCAAGTAAAGGAGTTTTAGAAGGTAATCAACTACACTGGGCAACCTTCAAACTTAAGACAATGATCAGTATTCTTATGTTGTGTAAGTATGGTATTCCTGAGGCAAATGTACGGGAGCTTATTAAAAAGAATCATGATTTCTCATCTGGAAGAAGAGTTTGGGAAAATGTTCCAGAAGTCAGTTAA
- a CDS encoding PhoH family protein has product MIDHAASVCPPRSRVTFPKVFVLDTNVILHDANCIRKFEENDIAIPMTVLEELDRFKKGNDDIHFQARQFLRTLDNLTGDVLSDEGASLGEGLGHIRVILGGPLHSRIKNILSPEVPDHRILSSALLVLDQINDRPVILISKDTNLRMKAKAVGLVAQDYSNDKVESFDKLYSGKRRIDGVESELVDRFYTGHGTVPADENGPPIVAPIANENFIIRNGSKSVLASYTAEDNSFHRVEKTSAYGITPRNAEQAFAIRALLDDKIKLVTLAGKAGSGKTLVALAAALEQRQNYRQILLARPIVPLSNRDLGYLPGDVQAKLDPYMQPLFDNLTVIRHENQHQAAGDKIQELLDTKKLEITPLAYIRGRSLQRIFFIVDEAQNLTPHEIKTIITRAGEGTKVIFTGDIHQIDHPYLDALSNGFSYLINRMVGQPLYAHIGLEKGERSQLAEIASDLL; this is encoded by the coding sequence ATGATTGATCACGCCGCCTCTGTTTGTCCGCCACGTTCCCGCGTGACGTTTCCCAAGGTTTTCGTCCTCGATACTAACGTCATACTTCACGACGCTAACTGTATCCGCAAGTTTGAAGAGAACGACATCGCCATCCCGATGACGGTTCTCGAAGAACTCGATCGCTTCAAGAAAGGGAATGACGACATTCACTTTCAGGCCCGACAGTTTCTGCGAACGCTCGATAATCTTACTGGTGATGTCCTCTCCGACGAAGGAGCCTCGCTTGGGGAAGGATTGGGACACATTCGGGTCATTCTCGGCGGTCCACTGCATTCGCGAATCAAAAATATTCTCTCTCCGGAAGTCCCCGATCATCGGATTCTCAGCTCAGCTTTATTGGTTCTTGATCAAATCAATGATCGACCGGTCATTCTAATCAGCAAAGACACGAACCTGAGAATGAAGGCCAAAGCGGTTGGACTGGTCGCTCAGGATTACAGCAACGATAAAGTCGAAAGCTTCGACAAACTCTATTCCGGCAAACGGCGTATTGATGGCGTGGAATCAGAGCTCGTTGACCGCTTTTATACGGGACACGGTACTGTTCCAGCCGATGAAAATGGCCCGCCAATTGTGGCACCGATCGCGAACGAAAACTTCATCATTCGTAATGGATCAAAATCTGTCCTGGCTTCTTATACAGCCGAGGACAACTCGTTTCATCGCGTCGAAAAAACATCCGCCTACGGCATCACTCCCCGAAATGCCGAGCAGGCCTTTGCGATTCGTGCACTGCTCGATGATAAAATCAAACTGGTCACATTGGCCGGGAAGGCAGGTTCGGGGAAAACGCTGGTCGCACTGGCGGCTGCGTTAGAGCAGCGACAAAACTATCGCCAGATTCTGCTAGCTCGTCCGATTGTGCCGTTGAGCAATCGCGATCTCGGCTACCTGCCGGGCGATGTTCAAGCGAAGCTCGATCCTTATATGCAGCCATTATTTGATAATCTGACCGTTATCCGACATGAAAATCAGCATCAGGCTGCCGGCGATAAAATTCAGGAACTGCTCGACACGAAAAAGCTGGAAATCACACCGCTGGCTTACATTCGCGGGAGAAGTCTGCAGCGTATCTTTTTCATTGTCGACGAAGCCCAGAATCTGACGCCGCATGAAATCAAAACGATTATCACGCGGGCAGGCGAAGGAACGAAAGTCATCTTTACGGGTGACATTCATCAGATCGATCACCCGTATCTGGATGCGCTCTCAAACGGCTTCAGCTATCTGATTAACCGCATGGTCGGCCAGCCGTTGTATGCTCATATCGGCCTGGAAAAAGGCGAACGAAGCCAGTTGGCCGAGATTGCCAGCGATTTGCTGTGA
- a CDS encoding HesB/IscA family protein, whose amino-acid sequence MAVTVTEKAASEIKRVLTEQTTAETTVLRIGVRAGGCSGFQYNLALDDKIDNANDDISEHHGVTVAVDKKSMLYLDGTTIDYYDGLEKRGFSFDNPNVVKSCGCGSSFQA is encoded by the coding sequence ATGGCAGTTACAGTTACCGAAAAGGCCGCCAGCGAAATCAAACGAGTTCTTACAGAACAGACTACAGCCGAAACCACCGTACTTCGCATCGGCGTTCGCGCCGGCGGTTGCAGTGGATTCCAGTATAATCTGGCTCTGGATGACAAAATCGACAACGCTAACGACGACATCTCCGAACATCACGGCGTGACCGTCGCTGTCGACAAGAAAAGCATGCTTTATCTGGACGGCACAACCATCGACTACTACGACGGCTTGGAAAAACGAGGCTTCTCGTTCGACAATCCAAACGTCGTCAAAAGCTGCGGTTGCGGAAGCAGCTTCCAGGCATAA